agataAAGAGTTAGGTATTTCGCGTGGTATAGAAGTTATCCAATTAATCTAAGTTCAAGTGTTGACCCTATTAAAGCAAGTCATGCCTACATGCGAAAGAAAATGTTGAATATGAGATAGTAAGTTGGGAATTTGATTGCAGGGACGAAGTACGCCCAAGGTGAAATGAATGATTAAGCTTCCTAGTTGATTCAGTAATGATAGTTGGTTGAATGAAGATTGGATTAGCTAGGTTGTTgataaattatgttttttttgttctttcggTTTATGATTCCTAATTGGGTAAGCAATGAGGATCCTGCAGGAAAAGAAACGTTTTTGTTGTTTCAATTTGAATTCTTGATTCCTCTGATAACTCATTTTGCTTCATAGTTTGATGCCGCAACTTGAACTGATTATAGCATGGCAATCTCTTTGCTTCAGCACTGCCATAAACACGGCGTGATGCACCGTGACTTGAAGCCGGAGAATTTCTTGTTTGCTGATTCGTCTGAAACCTCTCCTCTCAAGGCTATTGATTTTGGCCTCTCTGTATGCTTCAAGCCTGGTAAACACATGTGAATTTATCTACTTTTCCCGTATCTACATATTTAAAATGTTGCCATCTGatttttaactttctttttattatcatgAACTTTCTCTTATATGTTACGTTAGGTGAACGTTTCAGTGAAATTGTCGGAAGCCCATATTACATGGCCCCAGAAGTGCTTAAGCGAAACTATGGACCAGAAATAGATGTGTGGAGTGCTGGAGTTATTCTATACATCTTACTCTGTGGGGTCCCTCCTTTTTGGGCTGGTATATGTCTTTTATTCAAATTTCGATTGCTCAAATAGTTTATACAGCTGCCGAAATTTTACAGGGAATAAGCCTATGTGAATGTAGTGCATTTAGTTGTTGTATAAATCTGATGCAGAAACTGATGAAGGAATTGCGCAAGCCATTATTCAGTCGGTTATTGATTTCGAAAGAGAACCATGGCCGAAGGTATCCGACAACGCAAAAGATCTCGTGAGATGCATGCTTGACCCAAATCCCTACACACGGTTGACGGCTCAGCAAGTACTAGGTttgctcttctttctctttattaGTATCCAAATTATTTCACCAGCTCTATATAACAATTTAGACTGCTATTATCTATCCATCAGAGATGAAACACTCACCTTTAGTAATTTACTGTCATATACTATTGATTGCTTCAGCAATTTCTCTAAATATTATCGATTGCCCtgacaaaagaaagaaatgcgTCAAATTTGCATGCACCAAGTATTGTGCCGCCAACTAATTATCTTTCCATTTTGATGGCGAAGAGCATCCTTGGCTGCAGAATGCTAGTGCAGTTCCTAACATCCCACTGGGAGAAGCTGTGAGAACAAGGCTTCAGCAGTTCTCTGTGATGAACAAGTTCAAGAAGAAGGCCTTAATAGTGAGCTTGATTCTTTGATTCCATAATTCCGTGATCAACATTCTATTTACGTGCCCATGAACTTCAATTGTTGATACTATGGAACTCTTTGTAGGTAGTAGCTGAGCACTTGCCTGTGGAAGAAGTAGATGCCATTAAGGAGTTGTTTCATGTGATGGATACGAACAAGAAGGGAAACTTAACAATTGAAGAACTTAAAACAGGTCTCCACTTAATCGGACACCATGTTCCTGATATCGACGTTCACATGTTAATGGAAGCGGTTAGTGCTTGTAGAGTTTCTCAGTTTCTGCCTGGTTCACTATCTCTAGTTCTCTCATGCCATGTCTACCGCACTTGctctttcctctcttttttggCTCCTGTATCtctactttttattattaacaatctgattattttcatctgtattctaacatttttttttttccctctttatATTTTAGGCAGACATAGATGGAAATGGTACTCTGGATTGCAAGGAGTTTGTCACTGTCTCTGTTCACTTGAAGAAGATCCGCAGCGAGGAACACCTACCAAAGGCATTCAGCTACTTCGACAAGAACGGGAGTGGATATATCGAGATTGATGAATTGAGAGAAGCTATAGGGGAGGATACTCTCGGTGCCTGTGAACAAGTGATATTGGATATCTTCTCTGACGTAGACAACGATAAGGTTGTGTCAAACTTTATCAGtaaattacaccattggtcgCCGAACTTGTTGCTAGATTTCGCTTCAGTCTCAGAACTTCCATCTGTTTCAAGATGCACTGAActtagatttatattttaattgggTTGCCTTTCCAACCTCTTTTAAATTTCCTGATGGAGGGATGGTATGGCTGCTTATGTGCAACACTCTTGAGATGATGCAGCTGCTGCATCATTGCAGCACTATGAGATGATGTGGTAATCGAATACTTGAATTGACTGCCATATCATCCCTCccttataaaaatttaacggAGTTTAACAGCGGGAACTGATGAAACTGAAACTGAACTTCAGTCATCAATTACAACAAATTGATGTTCAATGATTAAACTGAAGTCCCACTATAAGTTTGTTGATCAATCTGTGTAACTTACCTAACTTTGATATTTGGATCCTTGTAAGGCATTGATGTAAGATTATATGCTCCACAGCACCGTCGAACCATCCTCGCTTATTGTAATGTTTAAATGCTGCAGGATGGTCGTATAAGTTATGAAGAATTTGAAAGGATGATGAAAGCTGGAACAGACTGGAGGAATGGATCTCGCCAGTACTCACGAGCCGTGTTCAATACCTTAAGTTTAAAAATGTTCAAAGATGGGTCCTTAAAAGATGGTGGTGTAAAAAGATCAGTAAAGCGACTTACTGAGTGAGCAATTCTTTCCCCTTTATTAACTGATTAAGAAAGCGCAAGAAACCAAATTTAAAGAAGGGATTCCAATTTGACTTTGTTGTTTAGATTTTGCTAAGTATGAATTCTAGAATGGCAGGGAAAGCTCTTTGACATTCAGGCACTTTCTACTGAGTTGCTGCTGTTGAATTTGAAGTGTATAAATGCTTGGCCGGATTTTAGAAAACAAAGAAGGCTTTTCAATTCAACTCCAAATCTTTTGTATAGTTTAAGAAAAATTCTCCAGTAGAGATATCCATGCTGCTTCTCAAGTGGAGAATTTTTGCAGATATTAGCTAATTTTTGCAGAATTTTATGGTGACACTTTAACAAACATTCTTTTGAAACTTACTgtaaatgattttttattttttttggtttgaatCCTGAATTCTTAGTTCTGCTCTTTGCCATAGTAAGAGCTTGgaactctgtttttttttttgccggtCAAAGTTTGTAAAAAAGATTGGGTGCTGcttgtttcttttttcgttttttattAACCAAATGCTCAAATGAGCTATAACTGCAAAATCGTCAACTGCGTGCGACTCTGTGCATCTTCCGTGATGTGAAGCTTCTTCCAAATATAATTGGCTCAGGattaaagttttataatttagataaattttacctATTACAAATGGTGCTCTGGTATTACATCCCGGTCACAAAATATCTTagaccaaaaaaagaaaaaaaaaaaaaaagaaaagaaaaaatgacaTGAGCTATGTAAGCATAACTTTATGCTTGAAGAGCATTTTTCATGCTAAAAACTCGATGTTCATCAAATTGGGCCATAGAGAATTTAAAGCCAATCAGTTACATCCATTAACAAAAAATACAAACTGAAAGCTACTACATTTTATTTTGGGAAAATTGTGCAATTCTCGACCAATATTTCCAAGttagttaaaatttttcatcCGTTCGTTTAGTTCAGCCAAGGAAACACTGGAAACACTCCCTTGACTCGTGCTGTTACTCGGCGGAGATTGAAATAAAAACTGTCAAATATAATCCGAACTGAAATGCTCATCAATTCGATCTGATTCAGCTCGTATTCATTATCCTTCTTCCTCTTAATAAAGCTCCCAACCATAAACTTAAGACTACGGCCACAACATGCTTTCTTGTGGAGACATTCAATGCACAACAACAAGTTTACCAGTAACCGACCCAATTCACGCACGAAACACAAACATTTCAAGCTGCCCAAGGCTAACTGCAAGGTCTCCCTATCCCTGGTTTCAAACCAATTAAAGGTTGCTCCCCTACACACCCTTTCATGAAGAGGAAACCCATTGTAAACCCCAAGATCCTGGATTAGAGCTCGACACAAGATGAAGTTCTGCTGTAATTTAATAACCAAGCTTTTCTATTTACTCTCCTCTCATAAGGCAAGTTGGTACATGAATTTGAATGATAGAACGGACACGCAGTTTCTCATTCGCAGGTCAATGCATTACTGCAGAACGATTACAAAGTCAGTGTATTAATGCATGCTGCGTCGCGCCAGCATGTCACCTTGATTAACTTAAACAACCCAAGCAAATACAGACAGGTCAATACATATATACAGATAATGCGAATAATTTCCCTTTTTTAACTTGTTCGTCGACAAACAAGCATAAAACTAGCTGCATCACCGGTTTCTTCTCTCCATCTCTCGTTTCGCTTTTTTATTCCCCTTCCTAGGTGACCAGAGGTGACTTTCGCCTGCATCAGATAGTAGAATTCTACCAACTAGGAATGCCGATGGGAGAAGAGAGCAAGTAAGGGTTTGTGACCTATCGGTGTTTGTCGCACATCTGGCATGTGCTCGCCGACTTTGGATTCGCGTACGTGCAGTGGTCGCACGGCCAGAAATTACCATCATCCATTATGCGACTTGGGCCGCCCGATCTGGAACTAGTACTAGCGATCAGTTTCTTGCTACCCTTGTGCTTGCCACCGAGGTTCTTCGAGCTCGAGCTCTTGCTGCATGTAGCCTGGCTATTGGAAGAACCCACATCATTCAGCCCAGTCTCCAGTGCTCGGACAAGGTTCTCAAAATAGTTCCGGGTTACACTGTTCAGGCATTAAAACAATATGTAAGGACTAAGAAAAATAGCCAGATTAGATCAAAAGATTTATCTTagataaaataggaaaaaaaagtagCAGGGATAAAAGACACAGCAGGCATGTGTAAGATACGGAAAAAGTGGCAATGAACAACATTTTaggtatttttttaaaaaatttaaggtaggaataatttattaatttttcttgtaGTAGTGCTTCACGTTTTGATTTTACATCTTGGTAGCTCGTTAACAAACCTGTTAAACAGAGTATGGTCGCATTGCAGCTCTGTACTTGCAAAATGTTATTAGTCAAAGGAGTCCTAGTTCCCAGACAAAAGACAGAAAATAGAAATCACCATACCTGGTAAGACCAGCTAACTTGGTACGAAAGTCATTAAAATCTTTTGTTGGAGTTTCTGCTTCAAGGTATACTTGTAGTTCCTTTTCTGCACACTGATGAAGACGCTCCAACCCTGACTCAGCCTCGCCTAAATAGAAGAGATGCAAGAAACCATATGACTAACAGTACATATCGCATTCACCAGAGTAAGAAAAGGGATACAAACCTTGTAAATATTCAAAGAACTGTCTCTTGGCATGTTCATGCTCAGGTAGGTAGTAACCGTAAGCATAGGTCCACTTCAATACTCGCCTACACTCCACTATCTGGAACAAGAATATTATATTCTGTTATGAGCAAAAAACACTGATAAAAAGGAAAATGTTGGTTCGAGTAGTCGAAAAATTACCTGTAACCAGGCTTCTATTATGAACTTGAGCTGAGACTCAGGTTGGCTTTGTCTGTCACTCAGCTTCTCAAgctgaaaatttttaaaataaacgcTGAATTGTCAAGTAGTTATGCCTCATCAAATAGCATGCATAGCAGTATCTTTATCATTTTAAAACCAAATAGTTATTTATAAAACCCAACCATAGAACATCAAGCCTAAAAGGTCCCATTAAGGCATAACACCACCATCGTTAATGCAACAGGAAGAACAAAAGATTCCAATGTGTACCTTTTCATTTTGCATACTCTGCAGATCTGCTAGTGCCTTTTGCCTTGACTGAAAGTAAGCAGAGAGGAGACGTTAACCAAATTTAATGTTGATTTTGTCCTAAAGTAGCTTTTGCCTTGATCCCTACTTGCACAATAGCAAGAACTCTAAAGTTGCTTTCGACTGGTAATTGAGGATGAAATACACTTCATTCACATTCTCATGCATTTTTATCTCAAATCCAAGATCACACTAAGCACCGCTTAGTGCTTAGGCATTACACATTCTCTTTCCACCCATCATTCATTAGAACATTGATCAATAGCAAATAACAGAACATTTGCATGATAAAACTACAATTAGTGCTGTGAGAAAAGAATACTAACTTACCGACTGATTGGTGGCCCAACGTTCATAATAATGTGTGTATCTCTCAAGCGAGTTTTTagccatttctctcctcctctcagATTCATCATACTGAAACCATCAATAGATGAGGAAATACAAAGATCAAAAATCCACACCATTACATTCTGAAGAGAATAGATTGGCCTTTCGGTTAGGCATTACCGCTCCCTCCTGTTTTGCTGCCTCATAGCGATTGCAAGCATAGAAACCACCAGTCCTCTCCCCATGCTCTGACCATGCACCAAGACATAGCCTGCAGTCACATGTAATGGACATGATGTATATATGAACATTTTGAAGTATTAGAAAGGAAAttatttattgaaattttgGAACACTAAAGCCCATATCCAAAGAATCTTACCagcaaaactcaaatttacaagGTGGAGTGCATGTGATATGCATACATCCCTGGTTTTTCTCAATAGGCCGTTTACACTTGGGGCATGGCTTGGAATTAGCTAGTATCCTGACATCATTGACATTGGTAGAATGGAGTGGT
The nucleotide sequence above comes from Ananas comosus cultivar F153 linkage group 17, ASM154086v1, whole genome shotgun sequence. Encoded proteins:
- the LOC109723304 gene encoding calcium-dependent protein kinase 29-like isoform X1 yields the protein MGNCCSARSSSSSPKDPRARCLSSLSLSFSDAAAADDDDDDPPPPLSVLPASLSSAADPLLLRRRYRLGAELGRGEFGVTRRCADADAGEALACKSISKRRLRAAADVEDVRREVDIMRRRLPPHPNVVRLRDAFEDREAVHLVMELCEGGELFDRIVARGHFTERAAAAVMRTIVEVIVHCHKHGVMHRDLKPENFLFADSSETSPLKAIDFGLSVCFKPGERFSEIVGSPYYMAPEVLKRNYGPEIDVWSAGVILYILLCGVPPFWAETDEGIAQAIIQSVIDFEREPWPKVSDNAKDLVRCMLDPNPYTRLTAQQVLEHPWLQNASAVPNIPLGEAVRTRLQQFSVMNKFKKKALIVVAEHLPVEEVDAIKELFHVMDTNKKGNLTIEELKTGLHLIGHHVPDIDVHMLMEAADIDGNGTLDCKEFVTVSVHLKKIRSEEHLPKAFSYFDKNGSGYIEIDELREAIGEDTLGACEQVILDIFSDVDNDKDGRISYEEFERMMKAGTDWRNGSRQYSRAVFNTLSLKMFKDGSLKDGGVKRSVKRLTE
- the LOC109723188 gene encoding probable E3 ubiquitin-protein ligase ARI8, with product MDSEDDMHDANDLESPDDDFYSGDTAMGSDDGDGDYDFVDNELDDSEDIASHRQQHNYTILSEADTRQRQEEDISRVSTVLSIPRSAACVLLRHYNWSVSKVHDEWFADEEKVRKAVGLLEQPADMPNGRELTCGICFESYPRKGICAAACSHPFCRACWRGYISTSISDGPGCLMLRCPDPSCDAVVGQDMINDLATTEDKEKYARYLHRSYIEDNRKTKWCPAPGCEYAVEFVMGSGSYDVCCNCSYSFCWNCTEEAHRPVDCGTVAKWILKNSAESENMNWILANSKPCPKCKRPIEKNQGCMHITCTPPCKFEFCWLCLGAWSEHGERTGGFYACNRYEAAKQEGAYDESERRREMAKNSLERYTHYYERWATNQSSRQKALADLQSMQNEKLEKLSDRQSQPESQLKFIIEAWLQIVECRRVLKWTYAYGYYLPEHEHAKRQFFEYLQGEAESGLERLHQCAEKELQVYLEAETPTKDFNDFRTKLAGLTSVTRNYFENLVRALETGLNDVGSSNSQATCSKSSSSKNLGGKHKGSKKLIASTSSRSGGPSRIMDDGNFWPCDHCTYANPKSASTCQMCDKHR
- the LOC109723304 gene encoding calcium-dependent protein kinase 29-like isoform X2; amino-acid sequence: MGNCCSARSSSSSPKDPRARCLSSLSLSFSDAAAADDDDDDPPPPLSVLPASLSSAADPLLLRRRYRLGAELGRGEFGVTRRCADADAGEALACKSISKRRLRAAADVEDVRREVDIMRRRLPPHPNVVRLRDAFEDREAVHLVMELCEGGELFDRIVARGHFTERAAAAVMRTIVEVIVHCHKHGVMHRDLKPENFLFADSSETSPLKAIDFGLSVCFKPGERFSEIVGSPYYMAPEVLKRNYGPEIDVWSAGVILYILLCGVPPFWAETDEGIAQAIIQSVIDFEREPWPKVSDNAKDLVRCMLDPNPYTRLTAQQVLEHPWLQNASAVPNIPLGEAVRTRLQQFSVMNKFKKKALIVVAEHLPVEEVDAIKELFHVMDTNKKGNLTIEELKTGLHLIGHHVPDIDVHMLMEAT